The Paenibacillus polymyxa M1 DNA segment TTCGGAGTGGATGTGCATCAGACGATTTCATGTAAAGAGGCAGTCCAGGCCATAGGTATACCAATGTTCCCCCGCTAACCTCTAGATCACTCTCCTCACAACGAAAGGTTCCCTTCCCACTGTAAATGTAATAAAAGGTATGTCCTGATACCGTCTGTCGTATATCTTCCCAGCCTGGCAAGGGCGGCTTAGCGATTACCCAATGGATATGCACTACCATATTTCCCAAGGCGTAGTCCATATAAATTCCTCCTTTCCTTAATAGTATCATTTATGACAAATGATGAAGATTGTTTTTGCCATTGTCGCTGGCTTGGTACCAATGCTACACTCCCAACATACAGGCCATCCATGATGTTCTATTGCAAAAATATACTGGAGATGATGAATATGATTCGAACGTTTCAGCAGCATCGACTTAGGGAATCCCAACAGCTTGATGGATTATGGGATTTCGTTTTTGACAAGAATAATGTTGGATTATCTGAAGAGTGGAATACGAATTTCCCTTCCAATTATGATCGTGTGCCTGTGCCAGGTTGTTGGAATAACGAGCTCGGCAAATACGAATACGAAGGTGTTGCGTGGTACCGGACATGGGTAACCCTTGACAATCCCAGCCATCTACGTCTACTGTTCCACGCTGTCATGGGACATGCCGATGTATATTGGAATGGACAGCATTTAGGGTACCATTATGGTGGATTCACTCCTTTTGACTTTACTATTCAGGATGTTACCTCTGGTGTACACGAACTCATTGTCCGCACAGACAGCACTCTGGGGACCAATACGTTACCCTATCATATTGTAGACTGGTTTCATTACGGTGGAATCATCCGGCCCGTTGAGGTTCAACTTTTGCCTGATGTCTGGATTGAGGGGATGCGCATCACCTATGAAATGACTGGAGATTCCAGTGCAGATGTCCGAATCCTACTTAAGCTCTGCTCGATGTCGGATAAACCCGTCGAAGTACCTGTCTCTCTCTATCGAAACAATGAGATGTTTCAAAGTGATAGCGCTTACCTTTCTGCTAAGGGTAGCACGGAACTTGTGCTCGAACAAGCTTGGTCAGACCTCCAACGATGGGACACGGACGATCCTGCCCTATACATGATCAGAGCAGTCGTGGGTCAAGACGACCGGACAGATCGCATCGGGTTCCGTACCGTGGAGACGCGGGACAAGAAGATTTTACTGAACGGCAAGGAGCTTTATCTGCAAGGAGTTAATCGTCACGAAGAGCACCCGGAATGGGGCTTCGCTTTTCCCAACAAATTGATGACCAAGGAGCTTGGTATTATCCGCCAGATGGGATGCAACACGATACGCGGGTCACATTATCCTCAGAGTGAGTACTGGATCGACCTGCTTGATGAGCAAGGTATCCTCTTCTGGAGTGAAATTCCGATTTGGGGCGCTGCTTTTCCCGCTGAGGAGACAGATGATCCCCTCTTCGTGGAACGAGCATTGACCATGATGGATGAGATGATCGAGCGAGATTTTCACCATCCTTCAATCCTGTTCTGGTCTGTACACAACGAGATTGATACACGCTCTCAGCAGGCTTATGATCTATCTGTCAAAATGACCGAGCTCGTTCGAAGCAAGGATCAATCCAGACTGGTCGCTTTTGCCACGATGCACCCTATGACAGACATCTGTCTTGGACTATTCGATGTCATCGGGATTAACTATTATGGCGGATGGTACTTCGGACATGTCGAGTTTGAGGAGATGCTAGAAGCCTTTCATGAGCGTTGCAATGAGTATGGAGCCGAGTATACCCCGGTGCTCATGACCGAATTTGGTGGAGCTGGTGTATATGGAGATTCTGGCTGGGAACCGCGCTTATTCAGCGAGGATTATCAAGCTGATTTGCTCGGCAAGTCGCTGAAGCTCTTCCGAAGCGACCCGAAGATTAGTGGCACTTACGTTTGGCAATTTGCAGATACACGGGGCCAACTTCTGAGCCATCAACCGCACTTCAGAGACCGGGCACGCTCCTTCAATAACAAGGGGCTGGTTAACGAATATCGCAAACCCAAGCTTGCCTATCGTGTGGTGAAGGGTATTTACACCGACCACAGTGATCCGTATGACTGGGGTTCTACACTGAAATGAGTTTGTAGAGATTCTATAAGCTTTTTTTGAACTCGCACTAATTAGGGGGTACTTTTGGAACACGTACTTATATGGTCATAGGCTATCCTTTTGAGGATAGCCTCAAAATATAAAGCCGTTTTATAAACCGTCATCCCAATGGTAATGGCAAAGCCGGCGAAATTCCAATCTTCATGTCGGCAGGCGAGTTAGCTTTTGCGGGTGCCTTCGGAACCCCTGTCGGTTTCTACCAGGAGAATGACACCGTCAAATACGGCCCGATTATAGTTTAAGCCCGTTAGCTTAATAGCTTGTATCTTTACCATTATGAAAGCTTATTCATCATGCTTCATGGAGATTAAGCTCATAAGTCTGTTCAATGTGACGTTTACCCCAAGATTCGTTTTCTTGTTCGGAAATCTTCTGAAAACCTGCTTTCACATACATGCCAATAGCCGTTTTCTGGTCCTCTGTCGTTTCCAGAAAAATGAACTGGTAACCTCTTTCTTTGCAGTAACTGATCGCCTCATGTAAAAGCTTTTTCCCGAGTCCCATTCCTCTGGCATCCGGATGCAGCATAAACCACCTTAACTGCGCTTTTTCATTAGAATGGCTGATGATAGCTATGCTGCCAATTATTTCGCCATTGGCTTCCGCTAGCCAGAAACGGTCCTTGTCCGAGCTGTAGGTTTGAAGCAAGTCGTAAAACGTCTTGCAGACATATCCTTCAAAAAAAAGATTATAACCGCACTCCTTTGCATAGATCCATCCGTGCATATGAATGAGCATTCCTACGTCTCCTGGTTTCAATTCAGTCCGGATGCTTACGCTCCGCTCTGTAGGATTGTCCGATAGCTCTCTTTCAATGTTAGTCATGCTTCTGGCAATGCTTACTTGGCTTTGATACGGCAATCCGATGATCATATTGCGAATCTGATTATCGGACAAGGTATTCATTTTTGACAACGTCTCCTCACCGAGACTCGACAAGTACAGAAAAAAAGATCTGCCATCCTTCTCGGATTGGACCCGGTAGATTACGCCCAGCTTTTCGAACCGTTTGAGAATCCGGCTTAAATAGCCCGCGTCGATACTTAGAAGGTCGATGAGCATTCTGGCCGTGCAATGCTCCGTGTTGCCGATTTCGTAAAGAACTCGGGCTTCCGAAAGTGAAAAATTGCTATCCAGAAGGTGCTTATCAAGCAACCCGAGCACCTTCGTGTAGAATCGGTTAAATTTGCGAATAGTCGGGATTAAGGACATTTCCGAACCCATTTGTAAGCCTCCTAAATTAACTGAACTACATTAATCCTTATACTTTAATTGACTAATATCAACTAAGTAAAAAATATAATGATTTTAATTGACTTTGTCAACTATATTAGCAACAACAGTTGGAATTATCCTGTCCGTTAGCTTAATGAGGCTACGATAGTCCAACACTTTATTTTCTTTGGACAACAACCAGCCGCCGGAGCTTACCGACAGCTGGTTGCTTATATACAAAGTTTCTAATTATTAATGAAAAAATTCCCGAAAGATTTTTAAGTATATCAGCAAACAGACATGCCTGTATTAACAGCAGCACAGAAGTTTATCGATATAATAAAGGTTTAGTTTATATAAGTAGTACGAAAAAACTCAAAGGTTTGATCTTATGCTTTACCCATAACGAACTTCATTTGATTAGCAAAAAAGGCGTTCCCTTCAGCTGAATATTAAACTATAACACGAAACCTTTCTCTAACTAAGGTTAGAATTTATTATTTTTCATTAATGTGCGCTCACAAGCCATAATCCTATGGCTTGTGAGCATTAAATTAAATACACTCTTATCTCCCATCCAAATAAAAATTGATTCAGTTTCGTTTTACAAGTACCTGCCCTTCTCCTTTGCCATTTCGAATGACAAGCTATCTGACTATTCGGTTTGCTCGGAGGACTACAGGACTCACGGGTATTCTGTATTAACAAGAGTCAGTTGTTGGTTTTCTTCTTTACCTGAACAGGCACATTAAAATCATCGACATTAATA contains these protein-coding regions:
- a CDS encoding glycoside hydrolase family 2 protein, encoding MIRTFQQHRLRESQQLDGLWDFVFDKNNVGLSEEWNTNFPSNYDRVPVPGCWNNELGKYEYEGVAWYRTWVTLDNPSHLRLLFHAVMGHADVYWNGQHLGYHYGGFTPFDFTIQDVTSGVHELIVRTDSTLGTNTLPYHIVDWFHYGGIIRPVEVQLLPDVWIEGMRITYEMTGDSSADVRILLKLCSMSDKPVEVPVSLYRNNEMFQSDSAYLSAKGSTELVLEQAWSDLQRWDTDDPALYMIRAVVGQDDRTDRIGFRTVETRDKKILLNGKELYLQGVNRHEEHPEWGFAFPNKLMTKELGIIRQMGCNTIRGSHYPQSEYWIDLLDEQGILFWSEIPIWGAAFPAEETDDPLFVERALTMMDEMIERDFHHPSILFWSVHNEIDTRSQQAYDLSVKMTELVRSKDQSRLVAFATMHPMTDICLGLFDVIGINYYGGWYFGHVEFEEMLEAFHERCNEYGAEYTPVLMTEFGGAGVYGDSGWEPRLFSEDYQADLLGKSLKLFRSDPKISGTYVWQFADTRGQLLSHQPHFRDRARSFNNKGLVNEYRKPKLAYRVVKGIYTDHSDPYDWGSTLK
- a CDS encoding bifunctional helix-turn-helix transcriptional regulator/GNAT family N-acetyltransferase — protein: MGSEMSLIPTIRKFNRFYTKVLGLLDKHLLDSNFSLSEARVLYEIGNTEHCTARMLIDLLSIDAGYLSRILKRFEKLGVIYRVQSEKDGRSFFLYLSSLGEETLSKMNTLSDNQIRNMIIGLPYQSQVSIARSMTNIERELSDNPTERSVSIRTELKPGDVGMLIHMHGWIYAKECGYNLFFEGYVCKTFYDLLQTYSSDKDRFWLAEANGEIIGSIAIISHSNEKAQLRWFMLHPDARGMGLGKKLLHEAISYCKERGYQFIFLETTEDQKTAIGMYVKAGFQKISEQENESWGKRHIEQTYELNLHEA